A stretch of DNA from Cryptomeria japonica chromosome 4, Sugi_1.0, whole genome shotgun sequence:
GGAGATTGGGAATCAAAACTTAGGCAATTGAAAGATGTAAGAGTAGGGGCAGAGGACTACACCATGCAAATCCTCAAGTTGAGTTACGACTCTCTTCCTTCGCATCTTAAATCTTGTTttgcttatttttctttctttccagagGACACACAGATATATTTTTCTACTGTCAAGCCCATAAAAAATATACACCAAGACTGTTTGATATATTTGTGGATAGCTGAAGGTTTTATTCCACAGGAGAATGAGAAAGAACGGTGGGACATTGGGTTGAGTTACCTGCACCAACTTGTAAATCTTTGTTTGATGGAAGTAAACACAGTTCTTTCCTGTTACACCATTCATGACTTGTTGCATGATTTGGTTGTTGATATAAGTAAAGAGCATAAATGTGAATTTCATCTTCCCTTACAAGAAACAAGCTGCTGGCGGTTACTATTGGGCAAGAAGGGTATAACCACTGATGCAATTTCAGAAAGACCACTTCATCGTCAGAAATTTCTTCGCACTCTTTCATTATTTGACAATCCAGAAATCACGAGTTTTCCAGAACACTTGTTTGATCGTCTGAGAACACTCCGGGTTCTCGACTTTAAAAGAACTTCCATCTCTGCATTGCCCAAATGTGTTGGTAATTGAAGCTTCTTAAGTTTTTGAATCTGTCTGAAACAAATATCACGGAGGTGCCAGATTGTATTAGAAGACTCAAGTGTCTTGAGTATCTTGATATTTCTGGATGTAAAAGCATACAGCGTTTACCTGACTGGATAGGTGAGGTCAAATCTCTTTCTCATCTCGATGTATTTGGCTGCTCTGAAGATTTTCACAGTTATATGCCCAAAGGAATGTCAAAGCTCTGGAGCCTGAGAACGTTGAGATCACGTGCCTTCACACTGTCTATTGAAGAGAATGAGTTCCTAAATGTTAAAGACGTCAGCAATCTGATCAATCTCCAGGAGATAAGTTTCAGTTTAGAAGATGAACGAGGATTGAGATGTTTAGAAGATGGTATCCTTGAGCATCTGGTGAAAATGAGAATCCTACGTGTATCTAGTGGCTTTGTGGGTGATATAGAAGAATCCAATCTTCCAGTGTTCCCAGAGAGAATGAATGCTATGAATGATCTTCAAAAACTTGCGCTTGATCATTTCTCCGTGCCAAGTTGGATATGTGGTATGGTAAATCTCACAGAACTTACATTGGATGGGTGCAGTGATTATCCATCTCTCCAAAACACGCCCAACTTACAATCATTGATATTGGGTTGGGATTTGAGATGCAGACAATTGCCAAATAACTTTGGCATATGTGGGGGATTTCCTAAGCTGGTTAGACTGCTCATTCATGACTTCCCTCTTTTAGAGGAGTTGCCGGAATTGGAGGAGGGAGCGATGCAACGGCTTGAAGTGCTAGCGATAGGTAATTGTCCACAGGTGAAGAAAGTTCCAGAGGGAATGGGGCAGTTGAGGAAACTAAAGGTGATAAAGGTTGTTAATGAGGCAAGTGGTGAATTAGAGGAAAGGTTAAAGGAAGGAGGGGAAGACTGGAATAAAATCAAAGCTAGTAATTCATGCATGGAGATCAAGATCATATGTTCCGTTTGAGAAATGGTGTTGAGTtcagatgttttattttgaaaattgtgaTTGATTATTTAGATGTCCTTTTTTAAGGGTTTATTGTTGTAATCAATGTTAACATATGTTTGTTTGTATGTAAAAAAGACAGATTGATGTGTTTTTCATTTTAAAAGCAATAATCAGTGACTTTAAAAAATAAGTGCTACGTAGTGACAAGTATTTGTCATTAGATTTATAATAGCAATTGAATATGCTTTATTGCAAATAAGTAGGAAAGCAGAAGAGattaataatttatattgtatTAATAGTAATGAACGAATAGATAACTAAAGAACTCAATCAAACTACTACAGATAAGTGAAGTAAATAAATGAGAGGTTTAGTAAACCTATTAATTTTTTGAGCTTAAAGAAACAATAAATAATATCAATGATAGTCATAGTCTATCACTAAATTTAGATGGAATTGTTGATATCCTTTAATTCcacaaattgttttattttaagaaATGTTATGTTGTAGACATTAGATTTTCACACCAATGTTTATTCCCAAAGAGTATTTGTACAAATGTAACTAAAGAGCATATTGACAATTTAtaatacaaatttaaaaaaaaatttaatggaaTCTATTTTATTGTATTAATTTCAATGATATGTTTGTACAAAATATCCTTGTATATAAGAAATGAAGTAATGCGCTTATGCTGTTCAATGAAATGTAGCATGAGGGTGTGAGCCTAATGGTGTAAACCTAGATTAATTAGCGCATGCTACTAAAATGCACACCAAATTTTGTTAAGGCAATAACATTTGCAAAAATAGATTCGACTCAAAGTTGGCTTACAAAATGGTTTTCTGGAAATCTTAATCTAACAAGAACTAATTTTTTTTCTACAATCACACCGACCTAAACatcattttaataaaaaattcatttTACTAACATAATCATAAATACACAAAACCATTATATTTCTCTAGATCACATACCAAGTTAAACAACATTATGATCAAAGATTAATGTTACTGACCCAATTTAAGGCTATTATAAATCAAGGGCATTGGTATTAGGAACCTAATCAAGAAAACACATGCCAAAATTGTTGGGTGTGGATTGGTGTCTAATGTCCATATGGGGAGTGCCTAGTTGACATGTACGCTAAATGTGGGAGCATTGAATATGCTTGACATTTTTCTGATAAAATGCATACAAGAATTTTTTTTTCACGGACTATTATCATTTCAGGATATGCATAGCATGGACACGGAAAAATCGCACTGCAAGTCTTTCATGAAATGCAATGGGCAGTTATGAAGCCAAACCATATTACCTTTGTGGGTGTTTTGATTGGCTGCAATCATGCTACCCAAGTGGATGAGGACTGGAATTATTTCACTTCAATGAGCCCTGATTACTATCTTGCTcaaaggtggtgcaggagcacgtagcacaagatggccaccatgaggccaaTTTGGTAATCTATCAAGGTCTTTGAGTTTTTGTCATGAATAAGGTCTTGGAAGACCATATTTTATGTAATAAAGGTAATTAAGATCATTAGGTGATGTGTTGATTCTTTGAAGGGTCATGTTGACAAATATTGTTAAAATTATCATTTTGTGGAAAATGTGTGTCAATGGGTCGCATATGGTATTTAATGGCATGTAAAGGTCTTATAGACCCCTTTTGAACCTATTTGTACTAGTTTAGAGGCATGGTGGTCCTAGGTTGAGTCTTTGATCAATTTTAGACAAATATTGCCAAtattgtcaaagcaactttttgCATTATGTGAGTAATTAGGTGTTAGTTGGTAAAATAAGTTCAAAATTCGGTTATAAATGTTGGGGGAGAAAGAAAATATATAAATACCTCTTTCCCATCGACCCACAGGTCTGTGGGGCAATGTCGTGAAGCATTTTCAATAAATTTTCTGAGTTTGCCTTGCAATTTCATTGAATTTTCAGAAAAACAGTCTGAATTTTGAATTACTTTAATCAATTAATTGGAGTTCCAAATTAATTGTATCTGTTAGTTGGATGAATCCTCTATAGTTTCCTTTTTGTTTCATCTAATTTCATCCTAATTTGAAAAAGTTATAGCAATTTTGATAAAAATTGACAAAACCCTAGTCTATGGTAATCTGTTATAGACATAAATGTGTTTGGGGTCATTTCCAAGTTGACATCTCTATTCCCAAGTGTTGAAAGATcctataaatcatttttttttgtttagaaACTCCTTGCAGGGTCCCATGGAGCAGTTGATACGTGTTAGAGAGGACACAAAGTCTGATTTTGTGTCTTAGACTGTGAATAGCAGCATGCTATTGGTGTTTTGAAGGTGATCCAGTGCAAAGAGGGTTTTGGAGGACCAGTGGAAGGTAGTGAGGGGTGTGGACAAGTGTCCCAACCATTCTCCAAGGTGTGGCAAGGCCAAGCAATCAACCAGCAGTGAAATGAAATGACTGTCCTAAGGAAAGTGTTGTGACTGTCACCGTATGATAATAAATTGAGTCCCTACACTTTGCAAGGTTAGGAAGGGAGTTAGTGTTGAGTTTGGTGACAGGGAGGGAAGTAGTGAAGCCCTTCATCATAATTTCTATTGTTTGAAGATCTTTGAATGAGGAATAAACCTTGAACCCATGACTGTCCCTGCACATAGTGTGACTGtcctaaataacaatgaaactaCAATGAATGTTGTTGGGATCTCTTGGGTGGATAGAACCATGATGGTATATGTTGATAAGTCCTTGTAGGAGTTTCAAGGAGTacattttcttgttggtttctGTTACTTGTTGTGAGTTGGGTATTAGTAGAGATAGGGAGTCCTAATGGGGGAATGATCTTGAGTGAGTGGTTGCAAAGGGGTGTTTGGGGTGATTTAGTGTTGGAGAGTTTGGATTAGGGATTAGTAATGTTGGTTTATCCTATTTGAATGTATGTCAATGGCTGGATGGGAGTTTATGATCAAGGGTGTACCTTTGGGGTATGGAAACCTTATGAGTACTCAATAACTTTGTGAGGGATTTTATGAATCAGTGAAGGGTTGTCACCTAATTGGATAGGTGATTTGGGAGAAGATGTCCCTGATTTGATTTGGGTGTATGGATGATCTGCATCTAAGCcaagttgagaaatttttcaaTGACATGCCATTTCAACCATATAGTATTATGTGGCATAATTTTCTTAGTGCATATAGGAAATAATAGAAATAGATCTAGGTGAGCGTAAGGATAAATGACTTTTTGAAATGTCACCAGAGAATCATTCAAAGCATATAATGCTGTCAAACAATTATGCTGTAGCTGGCAGGTGGAGTGATGTGGCAAATGTGAGATATATGATGAATGACAGAGAAATGGAAAGGAGCCTAAGATGTAGCTAGATTGATGTCAGGGGCAGGGTACATGCATTTCTTGTTGGTTATGCTAAAGCTAACTAATAAAAAAGTTGTAAGTTGAAAAATCATGTTGGGAGCCAAGGACAAGGTAATTCATCTATTTTTGCTAGTACATTTGTAGATGTGTTAATTAAGTATATCATTTCATTTTAGGCTGAGACTTGAAGATGAGACTTAATTTCCTTTGGATGAAATCGCAGAGGAATTCAAACCTGATAATTTTGAATCTTGGTATTAAGACTAATTTTCTCCAATCATGTATATTGATGATGTATTGGGAATCAAAGAATTAAATTTACCTCAAAGGAAGCTTCTCaatctcataatttttttttaattaatataaccTTATGAACACTACTTGGTGATCGAGAAGGCAGCCCAGCAATAATCCCAAAACCATATACCTTTTGTGTTTGATAGGGAGACACATGAATGCTAAGACAAAagttatct
This window harbors:
- the LOC131874906 gene encoding putative disease resistance protein At1g58400, with the translated sequence MAAELALAAAKAVVGKLGEVGTEQVLNEASLLLNFQEDFQWLQKHFGHISGYLEYADDRNVQNVSVKEWVAEVRNIALDAEDIIDECAVEHFTSERVAQLRKGSILETDSRAVGVEHNVEEIIRLLQKPAVVVVAVVGMGGVGKTFLLQHVYDRIKQRYEHSAWISVSQTYSLRTLQCDLASYVNLQIDGSSSISDVRVAELIHEQLEGKRCLIVLDDVWKSSVEGDLIRRLGLPSGSNNHCKIVVTTRDKDVAANMRAHIYEMQQLSEKDSWNLFCLFAFPDSEENRPPEHLENLAHQIVEKCGRLPLAVKTVAASMARSVGLGDWESKLRQLKDVRVGAEDYTMQILKLSYDSLPSHLKSCFAYFSFFPEDTQIYFSTVKPIKNIHQDCLIYLWIAEGFIPQENEKERWDIGLSYLHQLVNLCLMEVNTVLSCYTIHDLLHDLVVDISKEHKCEFHLPLQETSCWRLLLGKKGITTDAISERPLHRQKFLRTLSLFDNPEITSFPEHLFDRLRTLRVLDFKRTSISALPKCVGEVKSLSHLDVFGCSEDFHSYMPKGMSKLWSLRTLRSRAFTLSIEENEFLNVKDVSNLINLQEISFSLEDERGLRCLEDGILEHLVKMRILRVSSGFVGDIEESNLPVFPERMNAMNDLQKLALDHFSVPSWICGMVNLTELTLDGCSDYPSLQNTPNLQSLILGWDLRCRQLPNNFGICGGFPKLVRLLIHDFPLLEELPELEEGAMQRLEVLAIGNCPQVKKVPEGMGQLRKLKVIKVVNEASGELEERLKEGGEDWNKIKASNSCMEIKIICSV